In Pseudovibrio brasiliensis, the following are encoded in one genomic region:
- the argH gene encoding argininosuccinate lyase has translation MIDSSKFPHPVYKDTVLAPLFEGVKAHHTTSITQINQAHLVMLCETGIVPIETGKQIAKALIEIEKDLADADPEYTGEYEDYFFLVEAELKKRLGPDIAGMLHTARSRNDMDHTVFKLALAKRCDALTQQALHLCDVLIRKAEIEKETLIVAYTHGQPAQPSTFGHYLSAALEVLLRDLERLNLARAGIDHCPMGAAAITTSGFPINRERMAELLGFSEPLLNSYGCIASVDYVTGLYSAMKLMFLHLGRVIQDMQFWSAFEVGQLYVPNSLVQISSIMPQKRNPVPIEHLRHLASVTVGRCDAIVGTMHNTPFTDMNDSEGEVQQAGYAAFESGSRVLDLFAALIAASSINEERVAKNTDASCITITELADTLVREEGLSFRQAHEIAAETAKAVIAEQKPLRDGFDPFGKAFEAHAQRVSHMSEDQFMHAVSAENFVAIRTRPGGPAPSALDAALETYKQSAKALRVNNKSFVDQSAQATLVRSAAFAKLVQE, from the coding sequence ATGATCGACAGTTCAAAGTTCCCGCATCCGGTCTACAAGGACACCGTGCTCGCACCGCTCTTTGAAGGGGTCAAAGCACACCACACCACCTCGATCACACAGATCAATCAGGCCCATCTGGTGATGCTGTGTGAGACGGGCATCGTGCCGATCGAAACCGGCAAACAGATCGCCAAGGCACTCATTGAGATTGAGAAAGATCTGGCAGACGCAGATCCGGAATACACCGGCGAGTACGAAGACTACTTCTTCCTCGTGGAAGCTGAGCTGAAGAAACGTCTGGGCCCAGACATTGCCGGCATGCTGCACACAGCCCGCTCACGCAATGACATGGACCACACGGTCTTCAAGTTAGCACTGGCCAAACGCTGTGATGCCCTCACCCAACAGGCGCTACACCTGTGTGATGTGCTGATCAGAAAAGCCGAGATCGAGAAGGAAACGCTGATTGTTGCCTACACCCATGGGCAACCGGCACAGCCATCCACCTTCGGCCATTACCTGTCCGCAGCGCTGGAAGTGCTACTGCGCGATCTGGAGCGCCTGAATCTGGCACGAGCTGGCATTGACCATTGCCCAATGGGCGCAGCGGCCATCACCACCTCCGGCTTCCCGATCAATCGCGAACGCATGGCAGAGCTTCTGGGCTTCAGTGAGCCTCTGCTCAACTCCTATGGCTGCATTGCCTCCGTAGACTATGTCACGGGCCTCTACTCGGCCATGAAGCTCATGTTCCTGCATCTGGGCCGCGTCATTCAGGATATGCAGTTCTGGAGCGCCTTTGAGGTCGGCCAGCTCTATGTGCCAAACAGTCTGGTGCAGATCTCGTCCATCATGCCGCAAAAGCGCAATCCGGTGCCGATTGAGCACCTGCGCCATCTGGCTTCCGTCACCGTTGGCCGCTGCGATGCAATCGTCGGCACCATGCACAACACCCCGTTCACGGACATGAACGATAGTGAGGGTGAAGTGCAGCAGGCTGGTTATGCTGCCTTTGAAAGCGGCAGCCGTGTACTGGACCTGTTTGCAGCGCTGATTGCAGCAAGCTCCATCAACGAGGAACGTGTTGCCAAGAACACGGACGCGTCCTGCATCACCATCACAGAGCTGGCAGACACACTGGTGCGTGAGGAAGGTCTCTCCTTCCGTCAGGCCCATGAGATTGCAGCGGAAACAGCCAAGGCTGTGATCGCAGAGCAAAAGCCACTGCGTGATGGGTTCGACCCATTTGGCAAAGCTTTTGAAGCCCATGCGCAGAGGGTCTCCCATATGAGCGAAGACCAGTTCATGCATGCTGTCAGCGCTGAAAATTTCGTTGCCATTCGCACCCGCCCCGGCGGGCCAGCTCCAAGCGCATTGGACGCTGCTTTAGAAACCTACAAGCAGTCCGCCAAGGCGTTGAGAGTCAATAACAAATCATTTGTAGATCAAAGCGCGCAGGCCACCTTGGTGCGCAGCGCTGCTTTTGCAAAACTAGTGCAGGAGTGA
- a CDS encoding carbohydrate ABC transporter permease, which translates to MAFSETLDSGKSAASLRSSARRKRSQAQFIRWLLLFAGGIAMIMPIVFMLSTSFKYPFEVYNLNLIPEEPTIENYTYVLEDGRFFGWFTNSLLIATITTICNVLFDSLVGYVLCKYTFPGRYIIFIAILSTLMIPTEMLVIPWYLMSSTFGWLDTYWGIMFPGLMTAFGTFLMKQFFETVPDDFLEAARIDGLNELQIWWTVAMPLVRPALAALAIFVFLGNWTAFIWPLIVTNSQEMYTLPVGLTTFSVEAQVEWELIMTGAAISTIPTLIVFLVFQRYIIRGVVMAGLKG; encoded by the coding sequence ATGGCTTTTTCAGAAACACTGGACTCAGGCAAGAGCGCCGCATCCCTGCGCAGCTCAGCCCGCAGAAAACGCAGTCAGGCACAATTCATCCGCTGGCTCCTGCTGTTTGCAGGCGGCATCGCCATGATCATGCCAATCGTGTTCATGCTGTCCACGTCCTTCAAATACCCGTTTGAGGTCTACAACCTGAACCTCATCCCGGAAGAACCAACCATCGAGAACTACACCTACGTTCTGGAAGATGGCCGCTTCTTCGGCTGGTTCACCAACTCACTGCTCATCGCAACCATCACAACCATCTGTAACGTGCTGTTTGACAGCCTCGTCGGTTACGTCCTGTGCAAGTACACCTTCCCGGGCCGTTACATCATCTTCATCGCCATCCTGTCGACTCTGATGATCCCGACCGAAATGCTGGTTATTCCATGGTACCTGATGAGCTCTACCTTCGGTTGGCTCGACACCTACTGGGGCATCATGTTCCCAGGCCTCATGACAGCCTTCGGCACCTTCCTCATGAAGCAGTTCTTTGAAACTGTGCCGGACGACTTCCTTGAAGCCGCGCGCATCGATGGCCTCAACGAACTGCAGATCTGGTGGACCGTGGCCATGCCGCTGGTGCGCCCTGCTCTGGCAGCTCTGGCGATCTTCGTGTTCCTCGGCAACTGGACAGCCTTCATCTGGCCGCTCATCGTCACCAACAGTCAGGAAATGTACACCCTGCCCGTTGGCCTCACCACCTTCTCCGTAGAAGCGCAGGTGGAGTGGGAGCTGATCATGACCGGCGCAGCAATCTCAACCATCCCGACCCTGATCGTATTCCTGGTGTTCCAGCGCTACATCATTCGCGGCGTAGTAATGGCAGGACTTAAAGGATGA
- a CDS encoding NAD(P)/FAD-dependent oxidoreductase: MSLQRIFQADAYGQQPVAQNFWHRAFEPDVLGEPLQEDQSCEVAIVGGGYTGLSAALKLAQQGVDVAVLDAQHIGWGASGRNGGFCCLGGTIAEDDELIRRYGEVEARRYFYAERAAIDLVAELLDQNEIDADVASNGETVLAHKPRRVDQLKDTVADIQKRYGISCHFHDKDELTELGMNASGLSAGLTIPVGFALHPYKYAHGLAAAVKAQGARFYEQTEVLGIVPADDGQYVLKARKGHLRAQKVLLATNGYSSENMPEWLAGKYLPVQSNILMTRPLSEEELKRQGWFSNQMAYDTRTLLHYFRLLPDNRMMFGMRGSVSAAPQARERMRQAARRDFERMFPEWAKVETPDFWSGLACLTNNLVPFVGAVPNTSGLYATFGYHGNGVAMATYAGRLIAHEMLGEATNIAYPAFLKAAPTQFPFGSMRRHLLALSYTWFTLKDRMF; this comes from the coding sequence TTGAGTTTGCAGCGCATATTTCAGGCTGATGCTTATGGTCAGCAACCGGTAGCACAGAACTTCTGGCATCGTGCGTTCGAGCCAGACGTTTTGGGTGAGCCCTTGCAAGAAGATCAGTCCTGTGAGGTTGCGATTGTTGGTGGTGGCTATACTGGCCTGTCTGCCGCGTTGAAGCTTGCTCAGCAAGGCGTTGATGTTGCTGTGCTAGATGCCCAGCATATTGGCTGGGGCGCTTCAGGCCGCAATGGCGGGTTCTGCTGTCTGGGCGGGACCATTGCGGAAGATGATGAGCTGATCCGACGCTATGGAGAGGTTGAGGCGCGTCGATATTTTTATGCAGAGCGTGCTGCCATTGATCTTGTTGCGGAGCTGCTGGATCAGAATGAGATCGACGCAGATGTGGCCTCTAATGGTGAAACGGTCTTAGCGCATAAACCGCGGCGTGTTGATCAGCTAAAAGATACGGTTGCTGACATTCAAAAACGCTATGGGATCAGCTGTCATTTCCATGACAAGGATGAGCTGACAGAACTTGGAATGAATGCGTCCGGGCTCTCGGCTGGCCTGACAATTCCTGTTGGATTTGCCTTGCACCCTTACAAGTATGCGCATGGTCTCGCTGCTGCGGTGAAGGCTCAAGGTGCACGGTTTTACGAGCAAACTGAAGTGCTTGGCATCGTGCCTGCAGATGATGGACAATATGTTCTTAAAGCGCGCAAGGGGCATTTGCGCGCGCAGAAGGTTTTGCTGGCAACCAACGGATATTCTTCTGAGAATATGCCGGAGTGGTTGGCTGGGAAGTATCTACCAGTTCAATCCAATATCCTGATGACACGCCCACTTTCTGAGGAAGAACTCAAGCGTCAGGGCTGGTTCTCTAATCAGATGGCTTACGATACGCGAACATTGCTGCATTACTTCCGCCTTCTGCCTGATAATCGGATGATGTTTGGTATGCGCGGTAGTGTGAGCGCGGCGCCTCAGGCGCGAGAGCGGATGAGACAAGCGGCGCGGCGAGACTTTGAGCGAATGTTCCCGGAATGGGCGAAGGTGGAGACGCCTGATTTCTGGTCAGGCTTGGCGTGTCTTACAAACAACCTGGTGCCGTTTGTTGGAGCTGTGCCCAATACATCGGGGCTATATGCAACCTTTGGGTATCACGGTAACGGTGTGGCCATGGCGACTTACGCCGGACGTTTGATTGCTCATGAGATGTTGGGTGAGGCGACCAACATAGCATATCCAGCATTTTTGAAAGCGGCGCCGACACAGTTTCCGTTTGGCTCTATGCGGCGCCATCTTCTTGCTCTCAGTTACACGTGGTTTACGCTGAAGGACCGGATGTTCTAG
- a CDS encoding amino acid ABC transporter permease, with amino-acid sequence MNVLRTLRPSNVILIAAMPFIIYLFVSTNNYKRSIYAIVGIGENASTLFASFLCALVVFSAGFWLAYSLLKNPEKSKASQLGQNAALIIYVTLLALIATNAVDLSIFVDSIIANSVDPYTSDLIQKAVRPRQLTPEAQVLVLSIFSKATFAYLIASLGLLLIHFLSKSKQALVSLSRYALTLLLLANALGAFYILFVAHAGFAAGLMVTLRAAFFAYFASMILGLIWAGLQSLEKKKHTNLFYAIAALIFFGLCAFFAMQPQQSYSLIGSLEGRVAIIKGTPQPVTDQIRFGEYDGANHTSIDIRSVKDPNHALVTVEKNKRVSAAFIPTEAVPADANLLWQTSFLPDESKYPAITFGVLGFFTMLLVICSIYRAEHPLAIAAEFFIDTVRGIPMLVIILYVGLPLSGAIKSASDGAINLSNMTRGIVAISIGYSAYMAEIFRAGILAVPKGQIEAARSLGLSRWQVARFVVLPQALSIVIPPLGNEFIAMLKDTSLLSILSVRDVTQRMREFQASSFLPFAPFNSAAILYVVLTLGAASIIKSIERRYERKSH; translated from the coding sequence GTGAATGTCTTAAGAACACTGCGGCCCAGCAATGTCATCCTCATTGCTGCAATGCCCTTCATCATCTACCTGTTTGTCTCGACCAACAACTACAAGCGCTCAATCTACGCCATTGTTGGCATCGGAGAGAACGCCAGCACGCTGTTCGCAAGCTTCCTCTGCGCGCTCGTAGTCTTTAGCGCAGGCTTCTGGCTCGCCTACTCTCTGCTGAAAAATCCAGAGAAAAGCAAAGCCAGCCAACTCGGCCAGAATGCAGCTCTCATAATCTACGTTACGCTTCTGGCACTGATCGCCACCAATGCCGTAGACCTGTCTATCTTCGTAGACTCCATCATCGCCAATAGCGTCGATCCTTACACATCCGACCTCATTCAAAAAGCCGTCAGACCACGCCAGCTCACGCCTGAAGCCCAGGTACTGGTGCTCAGCATTTTCTCCAAAGCAACCTTCGCCTACCTGATTGCCTCACTTGGCCTTCTACTGATTCATTTTCTCAGCAAGTCAAAGCAAGCTCTTGTTTCTTTGAGCAGATATGCGCTGACCCTACTACTCCTGGCCAATGCACTTGGAGCGTTCTACATCCTGTTCGTAGCCCATGCCGGATTTGCAGCTGGCCTGATGGTGACACTACGAGCAGCATTCTTCGCCTACTTTGCCTCCATGATCCTGGGCCTGATCTGGGCTGGCCTACAAAGCTTGGAGAAGAAGAAACACACCAACCTCTTCTACGCCATCGCAGCGCTGATCTTCTTCGGCCTCTGCGCCTTCTTCGCCATGCAGCCACAGCAGTCCTACAGCCTGATCGGCTCACTGGAAGGCCGCGTCGCCATCATCAAGGGTACACCACAACCCGTCACCGACCAGATCCGTTTCGGAGAGTATGACGGCGCTAACCACACCAGCATCGACATCCGCAGCGTGAAGGATCCGAACCACGCACTGGTCACCGTTGAAAAGAACAAACGTGTATCAGCAGCCTTCATTCCGACTGAAGCCGTTCCAGCCGATGCAAACCTCCTCTGGCAAACATCGTTTCTGCCAGATGAAAGCAAGTACCCAGCCATCACGTTTGGCGTTCTCGGCTTCTTCACCATGCTACTGGTGATCTGCTCGATCTACCGTGCCGAACACCCACTCGCCATCGCCGCAGAGTTTTTCATTGACACAGTCCGCGGCATCCCAATGCTGGTGATCATCCTCTACGTTGGCTTACCCCTCAGCGGCGCCATCAAGAGCGCATCAGACGGAGCAATCAACCTTTCCAACATGACTCGCGGCATCGTCGCCATCTCCATCGGCTACTCCGCCTACATGGCAGAGATCTTCCGCGCTGGCATTCTCGCCGTTCCCAAAGGACAGATCGAAGCGGCCAGAAGCCTTGGCCTAAGCCGTTGGCAAGTCGCACGTTTTGTAGTGCTACCTCAGGCCCTGTCCATCGTCATACCGCCGCTAGGTAATGAGTTCATCGCCATGCTCAAGGACACGTCCTTGCTGTCCATTCTCTCTGTTCGCGACGTCACACAGCGCATGAGAGAGTTTCAGGCGAGCAGCTTCCTGCCATTTGCCCCGTTCAACTCCGCTGCAATTCTTTATGTGGTCCTCACACTGGGCGCAGCCAGCATAATCAAATCAATCGAGAGACGTTATGAGCGCAAATCACACTAG
- a CDS encoding GH1 family beta-glucosidase, with protein MSANHTSKLERLQQLANSISLPKDMVLGAATASYQIEGAVNEGGRGPTVWDHFTHIPGNIADGTSGDIACDHYHRLEEDVALMKELGLTAYRFSICWSRILPNGRDPLNEEGLAFYERLTDLLLEAGITPYATLYHWDLPLPLQEEGNGWLRRGLVDDYVHYVDITTKRLGAKIKHWTTFNELFTFTWWGYGLKEDAPGLGGGAKAALAASHHALLAHGKAVPVIRKNVPDAQIGIVLDLNPVTPASNAPADIDAARRFEGCQNRWYLDAIFKRQYPADMLETYKDVQPAIEPGDLDEIAQPLDYLGINIYRRSIIKDGTEFAPVNFKRHLPEGQYTQMGWEVHPQCLYDILQYVNTNYAPKQLYITENGAAFPDEVEADGSIQDWDRSTYMLTHLEQAAKAIEDGIPLKGYFCWTLMDNFEWAEGYLPRFGLIHVDFETQKRTIKQSGKLYAMVASQLQGTLQES; from the coding sequence ATGAGCGCAAATCACACTAGTAAATTGGAGCGCCTCCAGCAGCTGGCAAACTCCATCAGCCTTCCAAAAGATATGGTGCTCGGCGCGGCAACCGCTTCCTATCAGATCGAAGGCGCCGTCAATGAAGGTGGCCGTGGCCCTACTGTCTGGGATCACTTCACCCACATCCCCGGCAACATCGCAGATGGCACCAGCGGCGACATCGCCTGCGATCATTACCACCGGCTGGAGGAAGACGTCGCCCTGATGAAAGAGCTTGGCCTCACCGCCTACCGCTTCTCCATCTGCTGGTCACGCATCCTGCCGAACGGCAGAGACCCACTCAACGAGGAAGGCCTTGCCTTCTACGAGCGCCTGACAGACCTTCTGCTGGAAGCGGGCATCACCCCCTATGCAACGCTGTATCACTGGGATTTGCCACTCCCCTTACAGGAAGAAGGCAACGGCTGGCTGCGCAGAGGTCTGGTGGACGATTACGTCCACTACGTCGACATCACGACAAAGCGGCTGGGCGCAAAGATAAAACACTGGACCACATTCAACGAACTCTTCACTTTCACCTGGTGGGGCTACGGCCTGAAGGAGGATGCACCCGGCCTCGGCGGTGGCGCAAAAGCAGCACTGGCAGCAAGCCACCATGCCCTGCTCGCCCATGGCAAAGCGGTACCTGTCATCCGCAAGAACGTGCCAGACGCACAGATCGGTATCGTCCTGGACCTGAACCCGGTCACACCAGCCAGCAACGCCCCAGCGGATATCGACGCTGCACGACGCTTTGAAGGCTGCCAGAACCGCTGGTATCTGGATGCTATCTTCAAAAGGCAATATCCCGCTGACATGCTAGAGACCTACAAAGATGTCCAACCTGCCATAGAACCCGGAGATCTCGACGAGATCGCGCAGCCACTCGATTACCTCGGCATCAACATCTACCGCAGGTCTATCATCAAGGATGGAACAGAGTTCGCACCAGTCAACTTCAAGCGGCATTTACCAGAGGGCCAATACACCCAGATGGGTTGGGAAGTGCATCCGCAGTGCCTCTATGACATCCTCCAGTACGTCAACACCAATTACGCGCCGAAGCAACTCTACATCACTGAGAACGGCGCAGCTTTTCCGGATGAGGTAGAGGCAGATGGCAGCATTCAGGATTGGGACCGCAGCACCTATATGCTCACCCATCTGGAACAAGCAGCTAAAGCCATTGAAGATGGTATCCCGCTGAAAGGCTATTTCTGCTGGACCCTTATGGACAATTTCGAGTGGGCTGAAGGCTACCTGCCACGCTTTGGTCTGATCCACGTGGACTTCGAAACTCAAAAGCGCACCATCAAACAGAGCGGCAAGCTTTACGCCATGGTCGCCAGCCAACTGCAAGGCACACTGCAGGAAAGTTGA
- a CDS encoding basic amino acid ABC transporter substrate-binding protein, which translates to MLREFIAATVFGTMMIAGAQAADLGGQVLKVGSDTTYPPMETVDEKTGEIVGFDVDIMDAICAKINCKAEFVTTAWDGIFAALVQGEFDVVMSGVSITDERKKTMDFSDPYLVVSQAILLRVEDEGTSLEAFQSGGKTLAAQTGTTNAQLAEKLVTRDNTRLYDTFAAAILALQNADVDGVIIDGTSAHAYEQEFAGELTATIKGLESDPLGIVFQKGSPMVDAFNEGLEQIKADGTWDALVAKYWGVEN; encoded by the coding sequence ATGTTACGTGAATTTATTGCCGCGACAGTATTTGGAACCATGATGATCGCAGGCGCACAGGCCGCAGATCTGGGAGGACAAGTCCTCAAAGTCGGCTCCGATACCACCTACCCACCAATGGAAACCGTTGATGAGAAAACCGGCGAAATCGTTGGCTTTGACGTAGATATCATGGACGCCATCTGCGCAAAAATTAATTGTAAGGCAGAGTTTGTAACCACCGCATGGGATGGCATTTTTGCGGCACTGGTTCAGGGTGAGTTCGACGTGGTCATGTCTGGTGTTTCCATCACGGACGAACGCAAGAAAACCATGGACTTCTCTGATCCATACCTCGTCGTCAGTCAGGCAATCCTGCTGCGCGTCGAAGATGAAGGCACCTCACTGGAGGCCTTCCAGAGCGGCGGCAAAACACTCGCAGCCCAAACCGGCACCACCAACGCACAACTGGCAGAAAAACTCGTCACTCGTGACAACACCCGCCTCTACGATACCTTCGCAGCCGCCATTCTGGCCCTGCAAAACGCTGACGTAGATGGCGTCATCATCGACGGAACCTCAGCCCACGCTTACGAGCAGGAATTTGCCGGCGAACTGACAGCTACAATCAAAGGCCTTGAATCCGACCCGCTCGGCATCGTGTTCCAGAAAGGCTCTCCAATGGTTGACGCCTTCAACGAAGGCCTCGAACAGATCAAAGCAGACGGCACATGGGATGCCCTCGTCGCCAAGTACTGGGGTGTTGAGAACTAA
- a CDS encoding carbohydrate kinase family protein, translating into MTSKETDGAIVCAGRVYCDLIFTGLTELPRLGEETYAKDLAVEPGGGGFITAANLSALGHKTTLLASMPGGPFGSAILEKMQRSGVDLSLSPYDQANGAQVTAVIGCLEDRAFLTKRNGTAVPRDMLDAFSASKARHLHIGELATLQELPELLEIAKAAGMTVSLDCSWDQNCLLNGDVQDLIAQVDLFLPNEMEAEHLGYLKDPANCPTLTVVKKGKAGATAITPDGEITVAADPVPVVDTTGAGDAFNAGFLSSWLRGADIETCLHDGNKCGAAAVMRVGGAP; encoded by the coding sequence GTGACCTCAAAAGAAACCGATGGGGCAATCGTCTGTGCGGGACGGGTTTATTGCGACCTCATCTTTACGGGGCTCACCGAACTGCCACGGCTAGGCGAAGAAACCTATGCCAAAGATCTGGCAGTTGAACCCGGAGGCGGCGGTTTCATCACCGCTGCCAACCTTTCCGCGTTGGGCCACAAAACGACCCTTCTGGCGTCCATGCCGGGCGGCCCGTTCGGCTCTGCGATCCTTGAAAAGATGCAGCGCAGCGGCGTCGACCTGAGTCTGTCACCATACGATCAGGCCAACGGCGCGCAGGTCACAGCTGTAATCGGTTGTCTGGAAGACCGCGCCTTCCTGACCAAGCGCAATGGCACTGCCGTTCCAAGAGACATGCTGGACGCCTTTAGCGCCTCAAAAGCCAGACACCTGCACATCGGCGAACTGGCAACACTGCAGGAGCTGCCAGAGCTTCTGGAGATCGCCAAAGCAGCTGGCATGACTGTCTCTCTGGATTGCTCCTGGGATCAGAACTGCCTGCTCAATGGAGACGTTCAGGACCTCATCGCACAGGTGGACCTTTTCCTGCCCAACGAGATGGAAGCCGAACATCTGGGCTACCTGAAAGATCCGGCCAACTGTCCGACCCTCACAGTGGTCAAGAAAGGCAAGGCAGGCGCAACTGCCATAACGCCCGATGGCGAGATCACCGTTGCCGCTGACCCGGTACCAGTGGTCGACACCACCGGTGCAGGCGATGCCTTCAATGCCGGGTTCTTAAGCTCGTGGCTACGCGGTGCAGATATCGAGACCTGTCTGCACGACGGGAACAAGTGCGGCGCAGCAGCTGTCATGCGCGTCGGCGGCGCGCCATAA
- a CDS encoding ABC transporter ATP-binding protein, protein MTTVSLNNLVKSYGNTQVLHGINLDIQSGEFVVLVGPSGCGKSTTLRMIAGLEEVSAGDIRIGGDVVNDMEPKERNIAMVFQNYAIYPHMSVRKNIGFGLRTSKLSKDEKDVRIDEVAGILELTDLLDRKPNQLSGGQRQRVAIGRAMVRDPAAFLFDEPLSNLDAQLRTQMRLEIKKLHQRVGNTIIFVTHDQVEAMTMADRIVIMKDGHIQQVGTPFEVFYEPANIFVAQFIGAPSMNMLKGIVKGEAIALENGTAIQLPTTKLNEDQKVAVGLRPDALLVQEGEGLFSGEVSVIEPLGTDTLAYVKVGDEEVIAKASGRTPPAVGDIVHLHAAPEAIHLFDADTGEAIR, encoded by the coding sequence TTGACCACCGTATCTCTAAACAATCTCGTTAAGTCCTACGGGAACACGCAGGTCCTGCATGGCATCAATCTGGACATTCAGTCCGGCGAGTTCGTTGTTCTGGTTGGCCCGTCCGGCTGCGGCAAGTCCACCACCCTGCGCATGATCGCAGGTCTGGAGGAAGTCTCCGCTGGCGACATCCGCATTGGCGGTGATGTCGTCAACGACATGGAGCCCAAAGAGCGCAACATCGCCATGGTGTTCCAGAACTATGCGATCTACCCGCACATGTCCGTGCGCAAAAACATTGGCTTTGGACTGCGCACCTCCAAACTCTCCAAGGACGAGAAGGATGTCCGCATCGATGAAGTGGCAGGCATTCTGGAACTCACTGATCTGCTCGACAGAAAGCCAAACCAGCTTTCAGGTGGCCAGCGTCAGCGCGTTGCCATTGGCCGCGCCATGGTGCGTGACCCAGCCGCCTTCCTGTTCGACGAGCCACTGTCTAACCTTGACGCGCAGCTGCGTACCCAGATGCGACTGGAGATCAAAAAGCTCCACCAACGCGTTGGCAACACGATCATTTTCGTGACCCACGATCAGGTAGAAGCCATGACTATGGCAGACCGCATCGTAATCATGAAAGACGGTCACATCCAGCAGGTCGGCACCCCGTTTGAGGTCTTCTACGAACCAGCCAACATCTTCGTGGCTCAGTTCATCGGCGCTCCCTCCATGAACATGCTCAAAGGCATTGTGAAGGGTGAAGCCATCGCACTGGAAAACGGCACAGCCATTCAGCTGCCAACCACCAAGCTCAACGAAGACCAGAAGGTCGCCGTTGGCCTGCGCCCGGACGCTCTGCTGGTTCAGGAAGGCGAAGGCCTGTTTTCCGGCGAGGTCTCCGTGATTGAGCCACTCGGTACAGACACCCTCGCCTACGTCAAAGTTGGCGACGAGGAAGTCATTGCAAAAGCCTCCGGCAGAACACCACCTGCCGTTGGCGACATCGTTCACCTGCATGCAGCACCTGAAGCCATTCACTTGTTTGATGCAGACACCGGGGAGGCCATCCGGTGA
- a CDS encoding LacI family transcriptional regulator yields the protein MARATIKTIAQKADLSVGTVSRALKDCSSVKDKTKERVRQIAEEIGYVRNLDGLRLRTGRTYSVAVVMTTPTTGSHEWEGVEYTNILNGIMGALRGTVYRAAIYPVDDFDTSFQEIRNIVEQRLADGIIISGTRPDDARISYMLEKDFPFVTYGMSEHFTPYSYVDANSQQMSYEATARLLRLGHTNIVTINPPDELMYSKQRQRGYLRALEDAGIKTTADFIATGPLTPEFGKVTVKALYNHNNKPTAYICANEASALGVLSAFHELGIEFGKDAIVNATDDINVSAYFTPPITTYYLPIEETSKALGEFIIRRIEGEPAQDLQRMVMPQLIERQDDRLKP from the coding sequence GTGGCTCGCGCAACAATCAAAACCATCGCTCAAAAAGCTGACCTTTCCGTCGGCACTGTCTCCAGAGCTTTGAAGGATTGCTCATCGGTCAAGGACAAGACCAAGGAACGCGTGCGCCAGATCGCCGAGGAAATCGGCTACGTCCGCAACCTCGACGGCCTGCGCCTGCGCACAGGCCGCACCTACTCCGTCGCCGTAGTCATGACCACCCCAACCACCGGCAGTCATGAGTGGGAAGGTGTTGAATACACCAATATTCTCAATGGCATAATGGGCGCCCTACGCGGCACCGTGTATCGCGCTGCAATCTATCCGGTCGATGATTTCGACACCAGCTTTCAGGAAATCCGCAATATCGTCGAGCAGCGTCTGGCCGATGGCATCATCATCTCAGGCACCCGCCCCGATGACGCCCGCATCAGCTATATGCTGGAAAAGGACTTTCCATTCGTCACCTACGGCATGAGCGAGCACTTCACCCCCTACTCCTATGTGGACGCAAACTCCCAGCAAATGTCCTATGAGGCCACCGCCCGCCTCCTCCGCCTCGGCCACACCAACATCGTCACTATCAACCCACCAGACGAACTTATGTACTCAAAACAGCGCCAGCGCGGTTACCTGCGAGCGCTTGAGGACGCGGGGATAAAAACAACAGCAGATTTCATCGCCACCGGACCACTCACACCGGAGTTCGGCAAGGTGACTGTTAAAGCATTGTATAATCACAACAATAAACCAACAGCCTATATTTGCGCCAACGAAGCGAGCGCACTTGGCGTGCTGTCCGCCTTTCACGAACTGGGCATAGAGTTCGGCAAGGATGCGATCGTCAACGCCACCGACGACATCAACGTCAGTGCATATTTCACCCCACCGATCACGACATATTACCTGCCCATTGAAGAAACCAGCAAGGCTCTCGGCGAGTTCATCATTCGCCGCATAGAGGGAGAGCCGGCACAAGACCTCCAAAGAATGGTCATGCCACAACTGATCGAACGGCAGGACGACCGCCTGAAACCATAG